A portion of the Kazachstania africana CBS 2517 chromosome 2, complete genome genome contains these proteins:
- the ACS2 gene encoding acetate--CoA ligase ACS2 (similar to Saccharomyces cerevisiae ACS2 (YLR153C); ancestral locus Anc_8.367), with protein sequence MTTENIEHKIVHEARNAPVHGAPKHFFNSQPGPSYIKDMAQYKKMYQQSIEDPEAFFGKMATDYLYWDKPFSKVKYGSLENADVAWFLNGELNASYNCVDRHAFANPDKPALIYEADSERENRIITFGELLTQVCKVAGVLKSWGVKKGDTVAIYMPMIPEAIVAMLACVRLGAIHSVIFAGFSSGSLKDRIVDAGCKVLITCDEGRRGGKTIHTKKLVDEGLNGVDSVSHILVFKRTASPNIPMKAGRDFWWHEECEKQRSYLPPTPCNAEDPLFLLYTSGSTGSPKGIVHTTGGYLLGAALTTRYVFDIHPEDVLFTAGDVGWITGHTYALYGPLVLGTASIIFESTPGYPDYGRYWRIIERYRATHFYVAPTALRVIKRLGEAEIAKYDISSLRVLGSVGEPISPDLWEWYNEKIGQNNCVICDTMWQTESGSHLIAPLAGATPTKPGSATLPFFGVHAAIIDPVTGIELKENDVEGVLAIKSSWPSMARSIWNNHAHYINTYMKPYPGFYFTGDGAGRDHDGYYWIRGRVDDVVNVSGHRLSTAEIEASLVNNDCVSEAAVVGIHDELTGQAVIAFVQLKKQLPIEEEGASPDDLRRELILQVRGEIGPFAAPKTIILVRDLPKTRSGKIMRRILRKVASNEADQLGDLSTLANQDVVPAIIDAVNIQFFNAKKK encoded by the coding sequence ATGACTACTGAAAACATCGAACATAAAATCGTTCATGAAGCACGCAATGCTCCAGTGCATGGCGCTCCaaaacattttttcaattctcaACCAGGTCCAAGTTATATTAAGGATATGGcacaatataaaaaaatgtaCCAACAATCTATTGAGGATCCTGAAGCTTTTTTCGGGAAGATGGCTACGGATTATCTATATTGGGATAAGCCATTCAGTAAAGTCAAATATGGTTCTTTAGAAAACGCAGATGTTGCTTGGTTCTTAAACGGTGAATTGAATGCTTCTTACAATTGTGTAGACAGACACGCCTTTGCCAATCCAGATAAACCAGCTTTGATCTATGAAGCTGATAgtgaaagagaaaatagAATCATCACTTTCGGTGAATTGTTAACACAAGTTTGTAAAGTTGCTGGTGTTTTAAAGAGTTGGGGCGTTAAGAAGGGTGACACTGTAGCAATTTACATGCCAATGATCCCAGAAGCAATCGTAGCCATGTTAGCCTGTGTACGTTTAGGTGCCATCCATTCCGTCATCTTTGCAGGGTTTTCATCCGGTTCTTTAAAGGATCGTATTGTTGATGCAGGCTGTAAAGTCCTCATCACTTGTGATGAAGGCCGGAGAGGTGGTAAGACAATCCATACTAAGAAGCTTGTCGACGAAGGTCTAAATGGGGTCGATTCAGTCTCTCACATCCTAGTTTTCAAGAGAACTGCCAGTCCAAATATCCCAATGAAAGCCGGCAGAGATTTCTGGTGGCATGAAGAATGTGAAAAACAAAGATCTTACTTACCTCCAACCCCATGTAATGCTGAAGATCCATTATTCTTACTTTATACATCTGGTTCTACCGGATCTCCAAAGGGTATCGTCCACACTACAGGTGGTTATTTACTAGGTGCTGCCTTAACTACAAGATACGTTTTTGATATCCATCCAGAAGATGTGCTTTTCACTGCTGGTGATGTTGGCTGGATCACAGGCCATACTTACGCATTATACGGTCCCCTAGTCCTCGGTACCGCTTCAATTATATTCGAATCCACTCCAGGATATCCTGATTACGGTAGATATTGGAGAATTATCGAACGTTACAGGGCTACCCATTTCTACGTAGCTCCAACCGCCTTGAGAGTTATTAAGCGTCTTGGTGAAGCTGAAATTGCTAAATAcgatatttcttctttacgTGTACTTGGTTCTGTCGGTGAACCAATTTCCCCTGACTTATGGGAATGGtacaatgaaaaaatcGGTCAAAATAACTGTGTTATTTGTGACACTATGTGGCAAACTGAATCAGGTTCACATCTAATTGCTCCATTAGCTGGTGCCACCCCAACGAAACCCGGTTCCGCTACTCTTCCATTCTTTGGTGTCCACGCTGCAATCATTGATCCAGTCACCGGTATTGAATTGAAGGAAAACGACGTAGAAGGTGTGTTAGCAATCAAGTCCTCCTGGCCTTCAATGGCTAGGTCCATATGGAACAATCATGCTCATTACATCAACACTTATATGAAGCCATACCCAGGCTTTTATTTTACAGGTGATGGTGCTGGTAGAGATCATGACGGTTACTATTGGATTAGAGGTAGAGTTGACGATGTCGTCAATGTTTCTGGACACAGATTATCTACCGCTGAAATCGAAGCTTCTTTAGTCAACAATGATTGTGTCTCAGAAGCTGCTGTCGTAGGTATCCACGACGAATTAACAGGCCAAGCAGTCATTGCATTCGttcaattaaagaaacaattgccaattgaagaagaaggcgCCTCACCAGACGATCTCCGTCGTGAATTGATATTACAAGTCAGAGGTGAAATAGGTCCATTTGCAGCTCCAAAAACAATTATCTTGGTCAGGGACTTACCAAAGACCAGATCCGGAAAGATCATGAGAAGAATCCTAAGGAAAGTTGCATCCAACGAAGCTGATCAATTGGGCGACTTATCTACACTAGCAAATCAAGATGTTGTTCCTGCAATTATTGATGCAGTGaacattcaatttttcaatgccaagaaaaaataa
- the SEC7 gene encoding Arf family guanine nucleotide exchange factor SEC7 (similar to Saccharomyces cerevisiae SEC7 (YDR170C); ancestral locus Anc_8.368), which yields MSEQEQHSEEMSEDNLSSVNIESESQETEQVESENDDVNNTNQTEPPVITIQSENDIVEAIGENEVTGDEIAQEDSVDEENKSIGGSQVVNANETLGHTNLTSEEHETGESTDRQNAQQLDANNTIFSVSSAMSTSTRSTLALVKNVFEDILEAKDLKKHPNCQKVIERAVTRIQESQKDASAASQVIDSILIFEALRAACRTKSSRMQVKVLDCLSKLFSFRALDESILINPPDALASIDQVQEDSAAGITPPPKQKLIDAAIDTIADCFQGEGTDDRVELQIIRSLSSCILVEDSISLCHGVSLLKAVRTIYNIFVFSLNASNQGIAQATLAQIIGSVFDRVNVRTLSSSTKVNEPIEGSLNNGGTNPVTLENMKNLNDEEERRVDAQENDNSLEQEDEISSGDDLAIKDAFLVFRAMAKICAKPLEAELDMRSHAVRSKLLSLHIIYSIVRDHVDVLASSNLYLPGQEKTTLLDSIRQYLCLSLSRNAASPISPVFEITLEIMWLLIANLRAEFMREIPVFLTEIYFPVAELKTATSQQKRYFLTVIQRICNDPRTLIEFYLNYDCNPGMPNIMEIMVDYLTRLALTRVDITPSQRSYYEDQKGKPLATFNLNQLPLLTTSNLSSNSDSSQVVLPFPVDFALKTTSLSCIVSVLRSLSSWAHKALNTASVVNSSSKPRRSSQSMSISSGTNDRGASLNGDSSFANDDETRSNLSQSQDYDDPSQFESLKQRKTQLSDYINLFNTKPKKALPLLVSKGFLKDDSPTSIAKWLLETEGLDLATVGDFLGEGDAHNIAVMHAFVDEMDFKDLSIVDALREFLQKFRLPGEGQKIDRFMLKFAERFVEQNPGVFSKADTAYALSYSLIMLNTDLHSSQIKNKMTLQEFLENNEGIDNDKDLPRDFMVGLFDEIANDEIKLLSEQHQAMLSGDDTLQSQQPSAFSFFSSRDLAREAYMQVSKEISSKTELVFKNLSKAKTDSDVYYAASHVEHVKSIFENLWMSFLAALTPPFKEYDDLETSSRCLEGLKLSIKISATFGIDDCRQSFIGALVQFCNLQNLEEIKLKNINAMIDLLEVALSEGNYIKESWKDILLVVSQMERLQLISKGIDRETVPDVAQARLANPRVSYDSNKSNAYFFDIWSKKATPIEVAQEKHHNQVLSPEISKYISSTELVVLMDNIFTKSAELSGSAIVDFIKALTKVSLDEIESSQNASTPRMFSLQKMIDVCYYNMDRIRLEWSPVWAVMGGAFNKIATNENLAVVFFAIDSLRQLSMRFLDIEELVGFEFQHDFLKPFEYTVQNTSSVEVQEMIIECFKNFILTKSSRIKSGWKPILESLQYTAQSTNESIVAKTQKLVSHDITVNHFESVFQQEGSFSELVNVFKEITKYKKSQKLALHALESLKHITQNIADICFAPSDAADYEHKKSLLRGKDVFQDIWFPMLYCFNETIMTAEDLEVRSRALNYMFDALVAYGKEFDETFWANICNKLLFPIFSVLSKHWEVNQFNSHDDLSVWLSTTLIQALRNLVALFTHYFESLNSMLDGFLDLLVSCICQENDTIARIGRSCLQQLILQNVNKFNDEHWRQLGRVFNKLFESTTATELFDYDPLHQGRKPSITQESSHSNADVHETVQRAHEEEASEDVGNEFAATYENNTTSVDSLKNARKSPLNVNKNGGDARRRLNVKNSIVVKCVLQLLMIELLSELFENEEFTRYLPYTEALIMLGLLEKSYEFSHDFNEDYGLRTRLVEARVVDKIPNLLKQETSAAAVLIDVMFKLYLNDEEKKSDLLTRLVTICMQVVKSYTLLDDRTMERSINSWRPVIVEILQGYYEFDDDDFRQHCAFMYNLVIQLLDKSVPSDLRHATKLFLSRVGELYLSTAE from the coding sequence atgTCTGAACAAGAGCAACATTCAGAGGAAATGTCTGAAGATAATCTCTCTTCTGTCAACATTGAATCTGAATCTCAAGAAACAGAACAAGTTGAaagtgaaaatgatgatgtaAACAACACAAATCAAACTGAGCCTCCGGTAATCACAATACAaagtgaaaatgatatcgTTGAAGCCATTGGTGAGAATGAAGTAACTGGCGATGAAATTGCTCAAGAAGATAGcgttgatgaagaaaataaatctatCGGTGGTAGTCAAGTAGTGAATGCCAATGAGACTTTAGGACACACCAATCTAACTTCCGAAGAACATGAAACTGGGGAATCGACTGATCGCCAGAACGCTCAACAGTTAGATGCTAACAACACCATATTCAGTGTCTCATCTGCTATGTCTACTAGTACAAGATCTACATTAGCCCTAGTGAAGAatgtttttgaagatatacTTGAAGCcaaagatttgaagaaacatCCAAATTGTCAAAAAGTCATTGAAAGAGCAGTAACAAGGATTCAAGAAAGTCAGAAGGATGCATCTGCGGCTTCGCAGGTTATCGATTCgatattgatttttgaaGCTTTGAGAGCCGCTTGTAGAACAAAATCTTCTCGAATGCAAGTAAAAGTGTTAGATTGTCTCTCCAAATTATTCTCATTTAGAGCATTGGACGAATCTATATTGATTAATCCACCAGATGCTCTTGCATCGATTGATCAAGTTCAGGAAGATAGTGCTGCAGGAATCACGCCTCCGCCAAAACAGAAACTTATTGATGCTGCTATTGATACCATTGCTGATTGTTTCCAAGGTGAAGGTACCGATGATAGAGTAGAActacaaataataagatCTCTCTCAAGTTGCATCCTAGTCgaagattcaatttctttatgCCACGGTGTTTCTCTTCTAAAAGCTGTTAGAACAATTTATAACATTTTCGTCTTCTCTTTAAATGCTTCTAACCAAGGTATTGCACAAGCAACATTGGCCCAAATTATTGGATCGGTATTCGACCGTGTAAATGTGAGGacactttcttcttcaaccaAGGTAAATGAACCAATCGAAGGAAGTCTAAACAACGGCGGGACAAATCCAGTGACATTggaaaatatgaaaaatttgaatgatgaagaggaaagaAGGGTTGATGctcaagaaaatgataactCACTagaacaagaagatgaaattagTTCCGGTGACGACCTTGCCATAAAAGATGCATTCCTTGTTTTCAGGGCAATGGCTAAAATTTGTGCTAAACCTTTGGAAGCTGAACTAGATATGAGATCACACGCAGTTAGATCAAAACTACTATCCTTACATATAATTTATTCCATCGTCAGAGATCATGTTGATGTACTTGCATCTTCTAATCTTTATCTTCCTGGTCAAGAGAAAACAACTTTACTGGATTCTATAAGACAATATTTGTGCCTGTCGTTATCTCGTAATGCAGCTTCGCCGATTTCCCCGGTTTTCGAAATAACTTTGGAAATAATGTGGCTACTAATAGCAAATTTAAGAGCTGAATTTATGAGAGAAATACCTGTCTTTCTAACAGAAATTTACTTCCCTGTGGCTGAATTGAAGACTGCAACCTCTCAACAGAAAAGATACTTTTTAACTGTGATTCAAAGAATATGCAATGATCCAAGAACTTTGATAGAATTTTACTTAAATTACGATTGCAACCCAGGAATGCCTAACATCATGGAAATTATGGTAGATTATCTTACTAGATTAGCTCTGACCAGAGTTGATATTACACCTAGTCAAAGATCTTACTATGAAGATCAAAAAGGAAAACCATTGGCTACATTCAACTTAAACCAATTACCACTATTAACAACTTCTAATCTCTCTTCCAATTCTGATTCAAGCCAAGTTGTGCTACCTTTCCCTGTGGATTTTGCACTAAAGACCACTTCTCTAAGCTGTATCGTGTCAGTATTAAGGTCACTAAGCTCCTGGGCTCATAAAGCGTTAAATACAGCATCTGTTGTCAATTCTTCCTCAAAACCAAGGCGCAGTTCACAATCAATGTCTATATCTTCCGGCACTAATGATAGAGGGGCCTCTTTAAATGGGGATAGTAGTTTTGCTAACGATGACGAAACAAGATCTAATTTGAGTCAGTCTCAAGATTATGATGACCCATCCCAGTTTGAAAGTTTGAAGCAACGTAAAACTCAGCTTTCAGATTACatcaatcttttcaatacgAAACCTAAGAAAGCCTTGCCATTATTAGTTAGTAAAGGATTTTTGAAGGATGATTCTCCAACTTCTATTGCTAAATGGTTACTCGAAACAGAAGGACTAGATCTAGCAACCGTAGGAGATTTCTTGGGCGAAGGTGATGCACATAATATCGCCGTTATGCACGCTTTTGTCGATGAAATGGACTTCAAGGATTTATCTATTGTCGATGCATTACGAGAATTTTTACAGAAATTCAGACTTCCAGGGGAAggtcaaaaaattgatagattCATGCTAAAGTTTGCAGAGAGATTCGTTGAGCAAAATCCTGGCGTCTTTTCCAAGGCCGATACAGCCTATGCCTTATCATACTCATTAATCATGCTAAATACTGACCTACATTCTTCCCAAATTAAGAACAAGATGACACTACAGGAGTTCTTAGAAAACAATGAAGGgattgataatgataaagaCTTACCAAGGGATTTTATGGTAGGcttatttgatgaaatagCAAacgatgaaattaaattacTATCCGAACAGCATCAAGCTATGCTTTCTGGTGATGACACCTTGCAGTCACAACAACCCTCCGCCTTCAGTTTCTTCAGTTCTCGAGACCTTGCCAGAGAAGCGTACATGCAAGTTTCAAAggaaatttcttcaaaaaccGAACTTGTCTTCAAGAATTTGAGTAAAGCTAAGACGGATTCTGATGTTTACTACGCGGCATCACATGTTGAACAtgtaaaatcaatttttgaaaaccTATGGATGTCATTTCTTGCTGCCTTGACACCTCCATTCaaagaatatgatgatTTGGAAACTTCAAGCAGATGTTTAGAAGGGCTAAAGCTTTCGATCAAAATCTCTGCCACTTTTGGAATAGATGATTGTAGACAATCTTTCATAGGTGCTCTAGTCCAGTTCTGTAATTTACAgaatttggaagaaataaaattgaaaaatatcaatgcTATGATCGATCTCTTGGAGGTTGCTTTGTCAGAGGGAAACTATATCAAAGAATCCTGGAAGGATATTCTTCTCGTTGTATCACAAATGGAAAGATTACAGCTTATTTCAAAGGGCATCGATAGAGAAACCGTCCCCGATGTTGCACAAGCACGCTTAGCCAATCCAAGAGTGTCCTACGATTCTAATAAGTCTAATGCATacttttttgatatttggaGCAAGAAAGCTACTCCAATTGAGGTAGCACAAGAGAAGCATCATAACCAAGTTCTTTCTCCAGAAATATCGAAGTATATCTCTTCCACTGAACTGGTTGTTCTAATGGATAATATATTCACTAAGAGCGCAGAACTATCAGGGAGTGCTATCGTCGACTTTATTAAAGCTTTGACCAAAGTTTCCTTAGATGAGATCGAATCCTCCCAAAATGCCTCTACTCCAAGAATGTTCTCTTTGCAAAAAATGATTGATGTTTGTTACTATAATATGGATCGTATTAGGTTGGAATGGTCTCCAGTCTGGGCTGTTATGGGCGGTGCTTTTAATAAAATCGCtaccaatgaaaatttagcTGTCGTATTTTTTGCAATTGATTCATTACGTCAACTATCAATGAGATTTTTggatattgaagaattagtAGGTTTTGAGTTCCAACATGACTTTTTGAAGCCATTCGAATATACTGTTCAAAATACTAGCAGTGTAGAGGTCCAGGAAATGATCATCGAatgcttcaaaaatttcattttaaCTAAATCATCCAGAATCAAATCAGGTTGGAAACCAATATTGGAATCATTACAATACACTGCACAGTCTACAAACGAATCTATTGTCGCAAAAACACAAAAGCTAGTCAGTCATGATATCACTGTCAACCATTTTGAAAGTGTATTTCAACAGGAAGGATCATTTTCTGAGCTTGTTAATGTATTTAAGGAAATTACGAAATACAAGAAATCGCAGAAGTTGGCATTACATGCACTAGAATCCTTGAAGCATATCACTCAAAATATAGCTGATATTTGTTTTGCTCCATCCGATGCAGCTGACTATGAACACAAAAAATCGTTGTTGCGTGGCAAAGATGtctttcaagatatatGGTTCCCAATGTTATATTGTTTTAACGAAACAATAATGACGGCAGAAGATCTTGAAGTTAGATCTCGTGCATTGAATTACATGTTTGATGCTCTTGTTGCCTACGGcaaagaatttgatgagACCTTCTGGGCAAATATCtgtaataaattattattcCCAATTTTCAGCGTTCTTTCCAAACATTGGGAAGTTAACCAATTCAATAGCCATGATGATTTGAGTGTTTGGTTATCAACAACGTTGATTCAAGCACTAAGAAATCTAGTTGCGTTATTCACACATTATTTTGAGTCTCTGAACAGTATGCTTGACGGATTTTTGGATTTATTAGTCTCTTGTATTTgccaagaaaatgatactaTTGCCAGAATTGGTAGATCATGTTTACAACAATTAATATTACAGAACGTTaacaaatttaatgatgaaCATTGGAGACAACTTGGTAGAGTATTCAACAAGTTATTCGAGTCCACTACTGCTACCGAATTGTTCGATTATGATCCATTACATCAGGGTAGAAAACCTTCCATTACACAAGAATCAAGTCATTCTAATGCGGATGTGCATGAAACTGTACAAAGAGCACATGAGGAAGAAGCCAGTGAAGATGTTGGTAATGAATTTGCTGCTACATATGAAAACAATACAACATCAGTTGATAGTCTGAAAAATGCGAGAAAATCACCATTAAAtgttaataaaaatggtgGTGATGCACGTCGTAGATTGAATGTTaagaattcaattgttGTGAAATGTGTTTTACAGCTTTTAATGATTGAATTGCTAAGTGAATTAttcgaaaatgaagaatttaCTCGTTACCTTCCATATACAGAGGCTCTCATCATGCTTGGGCTACTAGAGAAATCGTACGAGTTTTCTCACGATTTTAACGAAGATTATGGGTTGAGAACAAGATTAGTTGAAGCTAGAGTTGTAGATAAGATtccaaatttattgaagcAAGAGACCAGTGCGGCTGCTGTTTTGATAGATGTTATGTtcaaattatatttgaatgatgaagagaaaaagagcGATTTATTGACTCGTCTTGTGACAATTTGCATGCAAGTTGTAAAATCGTACACCTTATTAGATGATAGAACCATGGAACGTAGTATTAATTCATGGCGTCCGGTTATTGTGGAAATTCTGCAGGGATACTATGAATTCGATGATGACGATTTCAGACAACATTGTGCTTTTATGTACAATTTAGTGATCCAACTTTTGGACAAGAGTGTTCCTAGTGATTTAAGACATGCAACTAAACTATTTTTGAGTAGGGTTGGTGAATTATATCTATCGACCGCAGAATAA
- the SUP35 gene encoding translation termination factor GTPase eRF3 (similar to Saccharomyces cerevisiae SUP35 (YDR172W); ancestral locus Anc_8.370): MSDQNQGNSYQSYQGHQNPNQQQGSNNKYQNYNANAQGYQQFQPQQGYQQYTQGNFQQYQPQQGYQQGYQQGYQQADYQQYAPQGGYQQYNQQGGYQNYNQGGYNKNQNKKFNNYNQGGYQQGYQAYNTQQSQGQGMSLEDFQKQQTQQAAPKPKKTLKLVSSSGIKLANATKTTEPEKKEEEKPKQSEEAAEPAAEKKDVELPKVESLKISDDKKADEKSAEASKATEQTADALTKEQEDEVDEEVVKDMFGGKDHVSIIFMGHVDAGKSTMGGNLLYLTGSVDKRTIEKYEREAKDAGRQGWYLSWVMDTNKEERNDGKTIEVGKAYFETEKRRYTILDAPGHKMYVSEMIGGASQADVGILVISARKGEYETGFEKGGQTREHALLAKTQGVNKMIVVINKMDDPTVAWSKERYDQCVSNLTNFLKAIGYNKDDVIYMPVSGYSGANLKDRVDPKECPWYDGPSLLEYLDSMNHMDRRINAPFMLPVAAKMKDLGTVVEGKIESGHIKKGQSTLLMPNRISVEVQNIYNETESEVDMAVCGEQVKLRIKGVEEEDISAGFVLTSPKNPVKNVTKFVAQIAIVELKSIMSAGFTCVMHIHTAIEEVTISRLLHKLEKGTNRKSKKPPAFAKKGMKIIALVEAEVPLCVETYQDYPQLGRFTLRDQGTTIAIGKIVKIVE, from the coding sequence ATGTCTGACCAAAACCAAGGTAATTCTTACCAGAGCTATCAAGGTCATCAAAACCCTAACCAACAACAGGGCTCAAACaacaaatatcaaaattataatgCAAATGCTCAAGGCTATCAACAGTTTCAACCACAACAGGGATATCAGCAATACACTCAAGGAAACTTCCAACAATATCAACCACAGCAAGGATACCAACAAGGATACCAGCAAGGTTATCAACAAGCAGACTACCAACAATATGCTCCACAAGGTGGTTACCAACAATACAACCAACAAGGTGGTTACCAAAACTACAATCAAGGAGGCTACAATAAGAACCAGAACAAGAAGTTCAACAATTACAATCAAGGTGGCTACCAACAGGGCTATCAGGCTTATAACACTCAACAATCACAAGGCCAAGGTATGTCATTGGAAGACTTCCAAAAGCAACAAACTCAACAAGCCGCTCCAAAGCCAAAGAAGACTCTTAAATTAGTCTCAAGTTCTGGTATAAAGTTGGCCAATGCTACAAAAACTACTGAAccagaaaagaaggaagaagaaaaaccaAAGCAATCCGAGGAAGCTGCTGAACCAGCTGCCGAAAAGAAGGATGTTGAATTACCAAAAGTCGAAAGTCTGAAGATTTCTGATGACAAAAAAGCCGACGAGAAGAGCGCGGAAGCTTCAAAGGCTACTGAACAAACTGCTGATGCATTGACtaaagaacaagaagatgaagtCGATGAAGAAGTGGTTAAGGACATGTTCGGTGGTAAGGACCACGTTTCAATTATCTTCATGGGTCACGTTGATGCTGGTAAGTCCACAATGGGTGGTAACCTATTATATTTAACTGGCTCTGTTGATAAAAgaaccattgaaaaatatgaaagaGAAGCTAAGGATGCAGGTAGACAAGGTTGGTATTTATCATGGGTTATGGACAcaaacaaagaagaaagaaatgacGGTAAGACCATTGAAGTTGGTAAAGCTTATTTCGAAACTGAAAAGAGACGTTACACCATTTTGGATGCTCCAGGTCATAAAATGTATGTTTCTGAAATGATTGGTGGTGCTTCTCAAGCTGATGTTGGTATTTTAGTCATTTCTGCCAGAAAGGGTGAATATGAAACTGGTTTCGAAAAGGGTGGTCAAACTCGTGAACACGCATTATTAGCTAAGACTCAAGGTGTTAACAAGATGATTGTAGTCATTAACAAGATGGATGATCCAACTGTCGCTTGGTCCAAGGAACGTTACGATCAATGTGTCAGCAACTTGACTAATTTCTTGAAGGCTATAGGCTATAACAAAGATGATGTGATCTATATGCCAGTTTCCGGTTACAGTGGCGCTAATCTAAAGGATCGTGTAGATCCAAAGGAATGCCCATGGTATGATGGCCCATCCTTATTAGAATACTTAGACTCTATGAACCACATGGACCGTCGCATAAACGCTCCATTCATGTTACCAGTTGCTGCAAAGATGAAGGATTTGGGTACAGTTGTTGAAGGTAAGATTGAATCCGGTCACATCAAGAAGGGTCAATCTACCTTATTAATGCCAAACAGAATTTCCGTTGAAGTTCAAAACATATATAACGAAACGGAAAGCGAGGTTGATATGGCTGTTTGTGGTGAGCAAGTTAAATTGAGAATCAAGGgtgttgaagaagaagatatttccGCCGGTTTCGTCTTAACCTCTCCAAAGAACCCAGTTAAAAACGTTACTAAATTTGTTGCCCAAATTGCAATTGTTGAACTGAAATCTATTATGTCTGCAGGTTTCACTTGTGTCATGCATATTCATACAGCTATCGAAGAAGTTACTATTTCTAGATTGTTGCacaaattagaaaaggGTACCAACCGTAAGTCTAAGAAACCTCCTGCTTTTGCTAAGAAGGGTATGAAGATCATTGCCCTTGTTGAAGCTGAAGTTCCTCTTTGTGTCGAAACTTACCAAGATTACCCACAATTAGGTAGATTTACTTTAAGAGATCAAGGTACAACCATTGCCATCGGTAAGATCgtaaaaattgttgaataG
- the HSP42 gene encoding heat shock protein HSP42 (similar to Saccharomyces cerevisiae HSP42 (YDR171W); ancestral locus Anc_8.369): MSFYQPSLSLYDVLNALSNQTRLRDPYENVRARRPHHVHRSHTPGRVHYHNPFGVPASYFYRMPEQGYYYSPQYEYDDEDEDEDQRMGGAEETTSSTSERQEPSYYHGNGERAERKQERDPLSELLNAFVGKPPFTVGEEEEEEGEEEEEKKEDKQLEEEKSKETPGAEIQKGIKKSTKKEPTHNVTTTKEAEAVTDIKQPVAEYPPKLKRKSSSFAHLKGPSPVPDPLQVSKPETRLDLPFSPEVNIYDTPDRYSVALALPGANSKAFKIDYHPSSHELLVKGNILDRIGIDESYLKITELKYGAFERTVKFPSLPRIKDDEIKATYSNGLLQIQVPKEREDPSNRAPKKRIAIEDVPDEELEFEQNPNPVQKI; this comes from the coding sequence ATGAGTTTCTATCAGCCATCTCTATCTCTATATGATGTTTTGAATGcattatcaaatcaaacACGTTTAAGAGATCCCTATGAAAATGTCCGTGCAAGACGTCCTCACCACGTACACCGCTCACATACTCCAGGACGGGTCCATTATCATAACCCGTTTGGCGTTCCCGCTAGCTATTTTTATAGAATGCCGGAACAAGGTTATTACTATAGCCCACAGTATGAGTATGACgatgaggatgaagatgaagatcAAAGAATGGGAGGCGCAGAAGAGACAACGTCTTCCACCTCTGAAAGACAAGAGCCATCCTATTATCATGGTAATGGTGAAAGAGCTGAAAGAAAACAGGAAAGAGATCCTTTATCAGAGTTATTGAATGCTTTTGTTGGTAAACCACCATTCACCGttggtgaagaagaagaagaagaaggagaagaagaagaggaaaaaaaagaagacaaACAACtagaggaagaaaaatcaaaggAAACACCAGGGGCTGAAATACAGAAGGGGATCAAAAAATCTACGAAGAAAGAACCTACTCATAACGTCACAACGACGAAAGAAGCAGAAGCTGTCACAGATATCAAACAACCAGTTGCTGAATATCCAccaaaattaaaaagaaagtcaTCCTCATTTGCACATTTAAAAGGCCCATCTCCTGTTCCTGATCCATTGCAAGTTTCAAAACCGGAAACGAGGTTAGATTTGCCATTTTCTCCTGAAGTTAATATTTATGACACTCCAGATCGCTATAGTGTCGCGCTCGCACTACCTGGGGCTAACTCAAAGGCTTTCAAGATAGATTATCATCCTTCTTCCCATGAATTGCTCGTGAAAGGTAACATACTAGATAGAATTGGTATCGACGAAAgctatttgaaaataacagAACTGAAATATGGGGCATTCGAAAGAACAGTCAAGTTCCCATCTCTACCTCGCATTAAAGATGACGAAATCAAAGCAACATACTCAAATGGTCTATTACAGATACAAGTCCCAAAGGAAAGGGAAGATCCGAGTAACAGGGCACCAAAGAAGAGAATTGCCATAGAAGACGTACCAGATGAAGAGTTGGAATTCGAACAGAATCCCAATCCTGTGCAAAAGATCTAG